The genomic stretch GAGCTCATGGAGGTCATCGAGAACGCCGACGGCTGGGAGCTCGACAACCGCATCGAGCAGGCCATGGACGCGCTCCGGTGCCCGCCCGGCGACGCCGACGTCAAGGTCCTCTCCGGTGGTGAGCGCCGCCGCGTCGCGCTGTGCAAGCTGCTGCTCGAGGCGCCCGACCTGCTGCTGCTCGACGAGCCCACCAACCACCTGGACGCGGAGAGCGTGGCCTGGCTGGAGCAGCACCTGGAGAAGTACGCCGGCACCGTCGTCGCCGTCACCCACGACCGGTACTTCCTGGACAACGTCGCCCAGTGGATCCTCGAGCTGGACCGTGGCCGGGCCTACCCCTACGAGGGCAACTACTCCACCTACCTGGAGACCAAGGCCACCCGGCTCAAGGTCGAGGGCGCCAAGGACGCCAAGCGCGCCAAGCGGCTCAAGGACGAGCTGGAGTGGGTCCGGTCCGGTGCCAAGGCCCGCCAGGCCAAGAGCAAGGCGCGGCTGGCCCGCTACGAGGAGATGGCCACCGAGGCGGACAAGTTCCGCAAGCTGGACTTCGAGGAGATCCAGATCCCGCCGGGCCCGCGGCTGGGCAACGTGGTCATCGAGACCAAGGACCTCACCAAGGGCTTCGGCGACCGGGTGCTGATCGACGACCTCTCCTTCACGCTGCCCCGCAACGGCATCGTCGGCGTCGTGGGCCCCAACGGCGTCGGCAAGACCACGCTGTTCAAGATGCTGGTCGGCGAGGACAAGCCCGACGACGGCGAGATCAAGGTCGGTGAGACGGTCAAGGTCGCCTACGTCGAGCAGAGCCGCAGCGGCATCGACGCGAACAAGAGCCTGTGGGAGGTCGTCTCCGACGGCCTGGACCACATCAAGGTCG from Modestobacter roseus encodes the following:
- the ettA gene encoding energy-dependent translational throttle protein EttA, with translation MAQYIYSMVRARKAHGDKVILDDVTLAFLPGAKIGVVGPNGAGKSTVLKIMAGMENASNGDTVLAPGATVGILQQEPPLNEELDVRGNVEEAVADLRQALTRFEEVSAAMGEPDADFDALMAEQGELMEVIENADGWELDNRIEQAMDALRCPPGDADVKVLSGGERRRVALCKLLLEAPDLLLLDEPTNHLDAESVAWLEQHLEKYAGTVVAVTHDRYFLDNVAQWILELDRGRAYPYEGNYSTYLETKATRLKVEGAKDAKRAKRLKDELEWVRSGAKARQAKSKARLARYEEMATEADKFRKLDFEEIQIPPGPRLGNVVIETKDLTKGFGDRVLIDDLSFTLPRNGIVGVVGPNGVGKTTLFKMLVGEDKPDDGEIKVGETVKVAYVEQSRSGIDANKSLWEVVSDGLDHIKVGNVEMPSRAYVSAFGFKGPDQQKKAGVLSGGERNRLNLALTLKQGGNLLLLDEPTNDLDTETLTSLEGALLEFPGCAVVVSHDRWFLDRVATHILAYEGDSKWFWFEGNFDDYEKNKVERLGADAARPHRATYRKLTRD